The sequence below is a genomic window from Salvelinus namaycush isolate Seneca chromosome 2, SaNama_1.0, whole genome shotgun sequence.
CTCATGTGGCGCGCAGTAATCCTCTTACAACCATTAACACAACAGATGCAGAGGATGCCAATCAATAGACCATGCGGCGTGGAGAAATTTAACGGCAGTCTTGCGTTTACAGTATGCTGCACGAGTTCAGCTGTAGTTTACCTGAATTATTATTTATCTAAATTTCTATGACTTACTGACAGAAACGGACAGTCAGGTGCGTGCTGGTTCTATCAACTTTGGGATTGGAACCAACATATGGGATATCAAGGTGCAGAGACCCAGACGGCTCTGGCATTATTGAAGCGTTATTCCCCGTGGATTAGGCCAGTTATTCGACGGCAAAATGCTTCCTCAAGATATAAGAGTGCAGAAACCCCGTCGGATCTCGGATTCGGCTCCACCCGTACCACCACGGCGTGGCAAGAACAGAGACGTTCCTCTTTCAACGCGTGGGCGGTCCGGCTCCGTACCTGAGCGCAAGGTGAACTGCGTCCTCGTCGGAGATGGAGCAGTGGGGAAGACAAGTCTTATCGTCAGCTACACCACAAATGGATATCCGACAGAATACATTCCAACAGCTTTCGATAACTTTGCAGGTAATTTGTGAGAGAAATCAGAAAACTCGATAACGTGATTTATTGTTAATTTGACCGCTTTTGTCACAGGTTTTACTCATGAATTGATTTATCCACATGTTGCATTTTATAAatgttttcttgtttttgtttgttgcttTTGTGTGTATTATTTTAGATCTCTCTGAATCAATAATAGGTTACTATTTGATATAATTTGATGGTGCAAAGTAAACGTCACCAATGCATAGTGCTATGACAGGTAGGCATTGAACAGGTGTCTAAATGCTGTCACCATCAATAACAAATCTGTGTACACTCTTCTTCTCAGCTATGGTTGTGGTGGACGGAAAACCTGTGAGACTGCAACTCTGTGATATGGCTGGCCAGGTGAGTCAAAGTTTTGTTTTTGAATCCAACACTAAATGAGTGTTAGTAACCTATAGACACATTAACAAGGATATTCTATTGTAGTGGTAGAGCTAACACATTATTCTTTCTTCTCATGCTCTGCTCAAAATGAGAGAAATGGGGGATGGAGGATGACACTATTAATGTAAGCCGTTCTCTATCAGTGGTCAGTAGTTTGTTTAGATTCCACAGCTTCACTTATCCCAACATAGGTTGCCTCCACATTCTACCCCGTGTCTTGGTATTCCCCTGCACACCCTCCCCTCTCTGATCCTGTGTCAGTAGTTATCACCCCCTGGCAGAATATCTCTCATAGTCGTTGCCTACCCCTTGATCCTCAGACTTATATCGCCCCCTGTAGGAGGTTCCTGTCCGTGCCCCCAGAATCGATACATTCTTTTGTCCCCTCTGGCTCTCTGTGCTTTATCGCCCCCTTTTGGACGACTCTCACAGACCTTGCTCTTCCTGACTCATGCCCAATTCCAAAGCAACTCTTCCCCTACTCCTTAATAGGCACCTTTGTAGATCTGAAAGGACTGGATAGGTGTAATAATCAATATGCCCTGAACTCAGAGAGGGAAATGGAAGTATTAGCGGACCACATTGCTAACCATCCAGTAGTCTTTTCAGAATCAGATCGACATGGTATGCCGTAAGGTCAGGGCTAAGAATCAATTTGGGATTGGGTATCTCTGACCCTTCCACTTCCTCAACTTGAGACTTTTCCCTTCCTGTCTCCTATAGGACGAGCTGGACCGGATCCGCCCTCTATGCTACCACAATGCCGATGTCTTCCTGCTCTGCTACAGCGTGGTGCGCCCCTCCTCCTTCCGCAACGCCACCGAGCGCTGGGCGCCCGAGATCCGCCATCACTGCCCCGGGGCGCCCATGGTCCTGGTGGGGACCCAGCTGGACCTGAGGGAAGATGTCCAGGTGCTGGTCCAGCTGGCCAGGAATCAGGAGCGGCCCGTGGGCACCGAGGAGGCCCAGCAGCTGGCGAACGATATCGGGGCCGTGTCCTTCGTAGAGTGCTCGGGTCTGACCCAGAAGAACCTGAAGGAGGTGTTTGACCAGGCCATCTTGGCCAGCATCCAGCCAGCGGAGAACGTTCAGCAGCTCCAGCAGAGGCAGAGCCTGAGGAAGAAGACCCCGGATAAGATCAAGAGTCTCTCTGAGACTTGGTGGAAGAAGCTGAGCTGTGTTGTTGTGGCAGGAGAGTGTGTGGGAGGAGAGTTTGATTGAACCCCCAAGCAGCTGTTTAGGATTTGATATTTTTCTAAGCTTGTGTTTTAGTCTTTAGTTTTTTTCACTCCATATATAATATCACTCAGGAAAACAGACCTGGATCAATAATATGTTGGAGAATGTAAATGTATTATCCAAAGACTCATGGAGTTATTTAATATCTAAAAAGGAGAAGCACTAGAAAGAATTATCATTGCTGGCAAGATAATGAATGAAATGCAGAGTTTCAGCATTAGTGATACCTTATATTAACTACGGGTAGGACAAGGTTTTGTGTTCCAAGGCCTTGACGAGGGCACAACAAGTCTGAATTGATTTGAATTACCAAATCCAATAGCTGGGGAGACTACTAATGAAATGACTGACTTCACAATGACCTCTGTGTCATTCTGTGTAACCCCCATCAAGGGTCAAAGGTCACCATTGGTGAATGTTGTGGAGGATTACGAGAAACCAGCCAGTAGAAACTGTAACGCCAAACCATAAACTTACTTTGTGTCCGCCATTTTGACAAAGTCTCTCAATGTTATTTACTAACCTATATCAGATCATGTACAATGATCGCTCTTTCAAGTTCAAGTAGTTCCTGTATCAGTTGTTGACATTTCTGGACATCCCAACCAAACACAGGTAACCCAAACCACTGTTCCTGTATCAGTTGTTGACATTGCTGGACATCCCAACCAAACACAGGTAACCCAAACCACTGTTCCTGTATCAGTTGTTGACATTGCTGGACATCCCAACCAAACACAGGTAACCcaaaccattgttcctgtatcaGTTGTTGACATTGCTGGACATCCCAACCAAACACAGGTAACCCAAACCACTGTTCCTGTATCAGTTGTTGACATTGCTGGACATCCCAACCAAACACAGGTAACCCAAACCACTGTTCCTGTATCAGTTGTTGACATTGCTGGACATCCCAACCAAACACAGCTAAAGGATACTGTAGTTTCCCAGTCAGATTGACTCTAATCTGACTCTAATCTGCAGATCAGTTGGTATGGCTTTTCCCCCTGATCCCTGGTCAGGTCTGTCGTGGTGATGAATCGTAGTGGTTCTCCGGTGGAGGCCGTACGCAGCTTTCTAATAGGACGAGACAGGACCACCTGGATTGGATTAGCTGGGCATATGGTGGCTGACCCAGTCCCCTGAATGCCATCACACCTTAGCCCTGCTCTGATGTCAACCAAGACCGTCTGCCTAGGAAGACTAAGCAAGACTCAGACCCTGTCCCCCTGCTGCTGGAGCTTTACCATAAAGAGAACAAAGATCACTGGGGAACGGGGTTTATGTCACTAGAGATGCATTCCAAAGATGCGAGATAAGTTATTTATTATTGTTAATCGGCAAATACTATCTGCAAGTGGAGATATTTCTGAAGCACGCTGAAAGAATTTAAAGGATTTAAAATAAAGTATGATAATGATAGAAAACATGAAAGGTTTTACTGATTATTGATATAAAGTTAATGATAAGAACACTGATTTTGTCTGGCCCTAGTGATTGCTATCttatttttttgttataaattaAATGTTTATTTCTAATGTTTTACATAGTTAATGCCTCCAATATTCTGTAGTACTCTTGATGTTTTATTTTTGTACTGTCCCTATTGATTTactaggggaggagaggacaggtgcATGAACTCACTTAATCCTGTCACCAAGAGTTTAACAACTTGAGAAAGTTGACATGCTGGTGTGGTTAACTTGTGAGGCATTTGGCAGGGACAGCTGGCAGCTTCAAATTCCTATTCACTCGTCCATTAGTTGTCTGTTCCAACGTGTACTCTGTTCCAAATATATCAAATATTCTTTGTTTTCTATGTTATAAGAAAATCGTATATGTCCATAATGTAAAACCTGTTCAATTTTGAGGGAGTTTGTGGAGAGAAAACCCTGCCATCTTCTGTTGTCGTGACCGACATTCGCTGCCACTAGAGGTCCCTAAAGCATTACAAATGCTGAGCTGCAGCTCATGCTCCACAAAGCCTCAAGTTGACTAAGATCAGCACATCTCTATCACCTCACATATCTTATTAGTGGCAGAGATCTCTTCATTCTGTTTACAGGTCTGCGTTTATAGAAGACATTACACAGTATCTCAGATCTTCATACTATCTGATTTTCAAGACATCAATTCATCATTCAGTTGCCTAAT
It includes:
- the LOC120022949 gene encoding rho-related GTP-binding protein RhoU-like; translation: MLPQDIRVQKPRRISDSAPPVPPRRGKNRDVPLSTRGRSGSVPERKVNCVLVGDGAVGKTSLIVSYTTNGYPTEYIPTAFDNFAAMVVVDGKPVRLQLCDMAGQDELDRIRPLCYHNADVFLLCYSVVRPSSFRNATERWAPEIRHHCPGAPMVLVGTQLDLREDVQVLVQLARNQERPVGTEEAQQLANDIGAVSFVECSGLTQKNLKEVFDQAILASIQPAENVQQLQQRQSLRKKTPDKIKSLSETWWKKLSCVVVAGECVGGEFD